The proteins below are encoded in one region of Saccharomyces kudriavzevii IFO 1802 strain IFO1802 genome assembly, chromosome: 5:
- the VHR2 gene encoding Vhr2p (similar to Saccharomyces cerevisiae VHR2 (YER064C) and VHR1 (YIL056W); ancestral locus Anc_7.246): MTDELKSSEVRSEGSHKTGKYNGYGTTHKIRAQLNFNDEKKWKKFSSRRLELIDSFGLSQHKASEQDDNIKQIATILRCEFEYPETSGAEFEKLVTAAVQSVRRNRKRSKKKLLCSKKKITSSKVHKIPLSPPSSSNVGSSCSASNASSSDEEASLKEEPRGPTLPTLNTMKSAKLTPYPSERSLPPVSTHMCPLLEKNSSPFLGSDMPNGGRTLRKLEIDTQPSTNGHNYDFIVRSLIVDIVNNTIPLPEQIQRDKFIRPNLTEKKGRQSRLVISNNLRKLILSKIHNSRTCLDISKDEKHLDFFTNLEILGQSSLRASISFVVESSFSHLPPSTRKYLTGRLSSIDFLSVLSQRLFTPATRQIFADLSQEKIQVRVLDLILGSLVKDYGFDASLAPINEIIYHMTLHQYPLVCIKKQPNVTATNSKSEVPSKFSSPKSMSAPNKRESQFNIPNTSARNADIKLASIESSNTYEGDGLRMLSAISLQIEKSKLPGQFRDVPQ; the protein is encoded by the coding sequence ATGACTGATGAGCTAAAGAGCTCTGAAGTTCGCTCAGAAGGCAGCCATAAGACAGGAAAATATAACGGCTATGGCACTACGCATAAGATCAGAGCTCAGTTGAATTTTAATGATGagaagaaatggaagaagttTTCTAGCAGAAGGCTCGAACTCATCGATTCTTTCGGGCTGAGTCAGCACAAAGCGAGCGAGCAAGATGATAATATAAAACAAATAGCTACCATATTAAGATGTGAATTCGAGTATCCTGAGACCTCTGGGGCagagtttgaaaaattagtAACTGCTGCTGTTCAATCGGtgagaagaaatagaaaacgttcgaagaagaaattgctGTGctcgaaaaagaaaattaccTCTAGTAAAGTTCATAAAATCCCATTGTCCCCCCCCAGTTCAAGCAATGTGGGGTCTTCCTGTTCCGCCTCCAACGCATCAAGCTCCGACGAGGAGGCTAGCTTAAAAGAAGAGCCTAGAGGACCTACTCTTCCCACTCTTAATACTATGAAATCAGCGAAATTGACTCCTTATCCGAGTGAACGTAGTCTCCCACCGGTATCAACCCACATGTGCCCCTTGCTTGAGAAGAACAGTTCGCCTTTTTTGGGTTCAGATATGCCTAATGGCGGTAGAACATTGCGAAAGCTTGAAATAGATACTCAGCCCTCAACAAATGGCCATAACTACGATTTCATTGTCAGATCATTAATTGTTGACATTGTAAATAATACTATCCCGCTCCCtgaacaaattcaaagagaTAAATTCATTAGGCCAAATttaacagaaaaaaaaggccgTCAAAGTAGGCTTGTAATATCCAACAATTTAAGAAAGCTTATCCTATCGAAGATACACAACTCCAGGACGTGTTTAGATATTTCCAAAGATGAAAAACATCTGGATTTTTTTACGAATTTAGAAATTCTGGGCCAAAGTTCCCTTAGAGCTTCTATCTCATTTGTGGTAGAAAGTAGCTTCTCCCATTTGCCACCCTCCACAAGAAAGTATCTTACTGGTAGGCTATCATCGATAGATTTTTTGAGCGTGTTATCTCAAAGGCTTTTTACACCTGCCACTCGCCAAATATTTGCTGATCTAtcgcaagaaaaaattcaagtcAGAGTGCTGGATCTCATATTAGGGTCTCTTGTTAAGGATTACGGATTTGACGCTTCTTTAGCGCCCATCAATGAAATTATCTACCACATGACGCTTCATCAGTACCCATTAGTTTGTATAAAAAAACAGCCCAATGTAACGGCCACAAACTCTAAATCCGAGGTCCCTAGTAAGTTCTCTTCACCGAAAAGCATGAGCGCTCCCAATAAACGGGAGTCTCAATTTAACATTCCAAATACATCGGCACGTAATGCAGATATCAAATTGGCTTCAATAGAGTCCTCAAATACGTACGAAGGTGACGGATTGAGGATGCTGAGTGCGATTTCATtacaaattgaaaagtCCAAACTCCCTGGACAATTTCGTGATGTTCCACAATGA
- the THO1 gene encoding Tho1p (similar to Saccharomyces cerevisiae THO1 (YER063W); ancestral locus Anc_7.244), protein MTGYSSLTVVQLKDLLTKRNLSVGGLKNELVQRLIKDDEESRGDNGEQTQEQKQELEPESVTKEEPVFKDVAEKEVSNEPKEEVALEDESKDVHTTSDEASSAIQETKQVAAPAAPVLSPEEIKAKALDLLNKKMHRANKFGEDQANIDSIQRQINRVEKFGVDLNSKLAEELGLVSRKDEPESSNIGKFRNRNKNTNNRSRINKNRRGTHRSSYRT, encoded by the coding sequence ATGACTGGTTACTCTTCCCTTACTGTTGTTCAACTGAAAGATTTACTGACCAAGAGAAACCTGTCTGTGGGCggattgaaaaatgaactgGTTCAAAGACTGATAAAGGACGATGAAGAGTCAAGGGGGGACAACGGAGAGCAGACGCAGgaacaaaagcaagaacTAGAACCAGAATCTGTAACCAAGGAAGAGCCAGTCTTCAAAGACGTTGCAGAAAAGGAAGTCTCAAACGAGCctaaagaagaagttgctCTTGAGGATGAAAGTAAAGACGTTCACACAACCTCCGATGAAGCTTCTTCTGCTATTCAGGAAACCAAACAAGTTGCTGCACCGGCCGCTCCTGTTTTGTCGCCGGAGGAGATCAAGGCTAAAGCCTTGGATCTACTGAATAAGAAAATGCATCGTGCTAACAAATTTGGTGAAGACCAAGCGAATATTGACTCAATACAAAGACAGATAAACCGTgtggaaaaatttggtGTCGACTTAAATAGCAAGTTGGCTGAAGAATTAGGCCTCGTCTCCAGGAAGGACGAACCCGAAAGTAGCAATATTGGTAAATTCAGAAATAGgaataaaaatacaaacaaCCGTTCTAGAATCAATAAGAACAGAAGAGGTACTCATCGCTCTAGTTACAGAACATAA
- the HMF1 gene encoding putative isoleucine biosynthesis protein HMF1 (similar to Saccharomyces cerevisiae HMF1 (YER057C) and MMF1 (YIL051C); ancestral locus Anc_7.238), protein MTTNLTPVTCESAPAAAASYSHAMKVNNLIFLSGQIPVTQDNKLVEGSIAEKAEQVLQNVKNVLESSNSSLDRVVKVNIFLADIKHFAEFNSVYAKYFHTHKPARSCVAVAALPLGVDMEMEAIAAEKD, encoded by the coding sequence ATGACCACCAATTTAACTCCAGTCACTTGTGAATCCGCTCCAGCTGCTGCTGCCTCATATTCCCATGCTATGAAGGTAAACAACTTGATTTTCCTTTCTGGCCAAATTCCTGTGACCCAAGACAACAAGCTGGTTGAAGGCTCCATTGCTGAGAAGGCTGAACAAGTGCTTCAAAACGTCAAAAACGTTTTAGAATCAAGCAATTCCTCATTAGACAGAGTTGTCAAGGttaacatttttttggccgATATCAAACACTTTGCTGAATTCAACTCCGTTTATGCCAAGTATTTCCACACTCACAAACCTGCTAGATCGTGCGTTGCAGTTGCTGCGTTGCCATTAGGTGTTGACATGGAAATGGAAGCCATTGCTGCTGAAAAAGATTAG
- the PCL6 gene encoding Pcl6p (similar to Saccharomyces cerevisiae PCL6 (YER059W) and PCL7 (YIL050W); ancestral locus Anc_7.240) encodes MSIKGGSPLSTNASSSPKSTYSIQSDDKVNHVGGGNVETRTGNPQEDNNRRDIVVVTRVASDETLESQSSTSSMGIRPESSFNFDEVPGQARAELNNRVHASNMNNISKYHPVRFSKNNERQSGEASSSNEKVQGVPTDQSSTQEDKILDGDISNQQVTPSLNIAEFPTDKLLKMLTALLTKIIKSNDRTAATNPSLTQEIENGKCLTLTDSERKYLSPVLGFRGKHVPQIGLDQYFQRIQKYCPTTNDVFLSLLVYFDRISKRCNSTNTKPKTDTLKDGSSSDMNPLNKNSKGAGKMSACNSNENNENNDSDDENTDVGRELRPHPQMFVMDSHNIHRLIIAGITVSTKFLSDFFYSNSRYSRVGGISLQELNHLELQFLVLCDFELLISVNELQRYADLLYRFWNNAKAQSQALVTNV; translated from the coding sequence ATGTCTATCAAAGGAGGTTCTCCGTTATCAACCAACGCAAGCAGTAGTCCGAAGTCTACGTATTCGATACAGTCGGACGATAAAGTAAATCACGTTGGGGGTGGTAATGTTGAAACGCGTACAGGTAATCCACAAGAGGACAATAATAGACGTGATATTGTGGTAGTGACAAGAGTGGCTTCTGATGAGACCTTGGAATCACAATCATCTACCTCATCAATGGGAATTAGACCAGAATCATCCTTTAATTTTGACGAAGTTCCTGGCCAGGCCAGAGCTGAACTGAACAACCGAGTGCATGCCTCAAACATGAACAATATCAGCAAATACCATCCAGTACGATTCTCAAAGAATAATGAAAGGCAATCGGGCGAGGCAAGCAGTTCGAATGAGAAAGTGCAAGGCGTTCCTACAGATCAATCGTCCACTCAAGAAGATAAAATACTCGATGGTGATATTAGCAATCAGCAAGTAACCCCGTCTCTGAATATAGCAGAATTTCCCACAGATAAGCTTCTTAAAATGTTGACGGCATTATTAACTAAAATAATCAAATCCAATGATAGGACAGCAGCTACAAATCCTAGTTTGacacaagaaattgagaaCGGAAAGTGTCTTACACTAACCGATAGTGAAAGGAAATATCTAAGTCCTGTTCTGGGGTTCCGAGGAAAGCATGTACCACAAATTGGCCTCgatcaatattttcagcGGATTCAGAAGTATTGTCCCACAACAAATGATGTATTTTTATCGCTTCTCGTATATTTCGATAGAATATCCAAGAGATGCAATAGTACCAACACAAAGCCCAAAACTGATACCCTCAAAGATGGGTCAAGCTCAGATATGAACCCtttgaataaaaatagcAAGGGCGCCGGTAAGATGTCCGCATGTAACAGTAAcgaaaataatgaaaataatgattcgGATGACGAAAATACGGATGTTGGAAGGGAATTAAGGCCACATCCCCAGATGTTTGTGATGGATTCCCATAATATTCACAGATTAATCATAGCTGGTATCACAGTAAGTACGAAGTTTCTGAGTGATTTCTTCTACAGCAATTCAAGGTATTCTAGGGTCGGAGGAATATCATTACAGGAACTTAACCACCTAGAGCTACAGTTTTTGGTTTTATGTGATTTTGAACTATTGATATCAGTCAACGAATTGCAGAGATACGCGGATTTACTATACAGATTCTGGAACAACGCAAAAGCCCAGTCACAAGCGCTAGTAACGAATGTGTAG
- the GPP2 gene encoding glycerol-1-phosphatase HOR2 (similar to Saccharomyces cerevisiae HOR2 (YER062C) and RHR2 (YIL053W); ancestral locus Anc_7.243), whose amino-acid sequence MGLTAKPLSLKVNAALFDVDGTIIISQPAIAAFWRDFGKDKPYFDAEQVIQISHGWRTFDAIAKFAPDFANEEYVNKLEAEIPVKYGEKSIEVPGAVKLCNALNALPKEKWAVATSGTRDMAEKWFEHLGIRRPKYFITANDVKQGKPHPEPYLKGRNGLGYPINEQDPSKSKVVVFEDAPAGIAAGKAAGCKIIGIATTFDLDFLKEKGCDIIVKNHESIRVGGYNAETDEVDFIFDDYLYAKDDLLKW is encoded by the coding sequence atgggGCTAACTGCTAAACctttatctttgaaagttaACGCCGCTTTGTTCGATGTCGACGGAACTATTATTATCTCTCAACCAGCCATTGCTGCTTTCTGGAGAGATTTCGGTAAGGACAAACCTTATTTCGACGCCGAGCAGGTCATCCAAATTTCCCATGGTTGGAGAACCTTCGATGCAATTGCCAAGTTTGCTCCCGACTTTGCCAATGAAGAATACGTTAACAAATTAGAAGCTGAAATCCCTGTCAAGTACGGTGAAAAATCCATCGAAGTTCCAGGCGCCGTCAAGTTATGTAATGCTCTAAACGCTttgccaaaagaaaagtggGCTGTAGCAACTTCCGGTACCCGCGATATGGCGGAAAAATGGTTTGAACATTTAGGAATCAGGAGACCAAAGTATTTCATAACGGCAAACGATGTCAAACAAGGTAAGCCCCACCCAGAACCATACTTGAAGGGTAGAAACGGCCTAGGATATCCAATCAACGAACAAGATCCTTCTAAATCTAAGGTAGTAGTCTTTGAAGACGCTCCAGCAGGTATTGCTGCCGGTAAAGCTGCTGGCTGCAAGATAATTGGTATTGCCACTACTTTCGATTTGGACTtcttgaaggaaaaggGTTGTGATATTATTGTCAAGAATCACGAATCCATTAGGGTTGGCGGTTACAACGCCGAAACAGATGAAGTCGATTTTATCTTTGATGACTATCTATATGCTAAGGACGATCTATTGAAGTGGTAA
- the CEM1 gene encoding fatty acid synthase CEM1 (similar to Saccharomyces cerevisiae CEM1 (YER061C); ancestral locus Anc_7.242) yields the protein MSKRVVITGLGCVTPLGRTLNESWKNLLSSKSGLTSITSLPNYEKDYKAKKKSIPSTITVGKIPEDLHDENSTIHKLLFTGQDERRTSGFIKLAIRTAYEALHNAGLLNPNEITVNTSLCNLDNFGCLIGSGIGSIQDVYQTSLQFHNEDKRINPYFVPKILTNMAAGNVSIKFNLRGLSHSVSTACATGNNSIGDAFNFIRLGMQDICVAGASEMSLHPLSLAGFIRAKSITSDGISRPFDTQRSGFVLGEGSGMVVMESLEHAQKRKANILCELVGYGLSSDAYHITSPPSDGNGAKRAINMALKMARLEPADIDYVNAHATSTLLGDRAECLAVTSALLPGRPKDKPLYISSNKGAIGHLLGAAGAVESIFTICSLRDNKIPHTLNLKNALNLESGEADKLHFVKDEPIETSNLKHALCNSFGFGGVNTSLLFKKWDEF from the coding sequence atgTCAAAAAGAGTGGTAATAACTGGTTTGGGCTGTGTGACACCACTAGGAAGGACGTTAAATGAATCATGGAAGAATCTACTCTCTTCCAAAAGTGGGCTTACATCAATCACATCTTTACCCAACTACGAAAAGGACTATAAAGctaaaaagaagagtatTCCATCAACAATAACCGTGGGGAAGATCCCGGAGGACCTCCACGATGAGAACTCAACCATCCACAAGCTGCTATTTACGGGCCAAGACGAAAGGAGAACTTCAGGCTTTATCAAACTAGCAATACGTACAGCTTACGAAGCTCTCCATAATGCTGGTCTTCTAAACCCAAATGAAATTACTGTCAACACGTCTCTATGTAATTTGGATAATTTTGGATGCTTGATAGGATCTGGCATAGGATCCATTCAGGACGTGTACCAGACTTCTTTGCAGTTCCACAACGAAGATAAAAGGATTAACCCATATTTTGTCCCCAAGATTCTCACAAATATGGCTGCTGGAAATGTTTCCATAAAGTTCAATTTAAGAGGATTATCTCACAGCGTTTCTACGGCATGCGCAACAGGTAATAATTCCATTGGCGATGcattcaatttcattcGATTGGGCATGCAAGATATCTGCGTCGCTGGCGCGAGTGAAATGAGTTTACATCCGCTCAGTTTAGCAGGGTTCATCAGGGCGAAATCAATTACCAGTGACGGAATATCGAGACCATTTGACACGCAGCGTTCTGGATTTGTACTTGGCGAAGGATCCGGAATGGTTGTCATGGAATCCTTAGAACACGCccaaaaaaggaaggcGAACATATTATGTGAACTTGTTGGTTACGGTTTGAGCAGTGATGCCTACCACATCACCTCCCCTCCTTCTGATGGTAATGGTGCTAAGAGAGCCATAAATATGGCCCTTAAAATGGCTCGCTTAGAGCCTGCCGACATTGATTATGTCAATGCTCACGCCACATCGACTTTGCTAGGAGACAGAGCAGAATGCTTGGCTGTTACATCAGCACTCCTGCCAGGAAGACCCAAAGATAAGccattatatatatcaagTAACAAAGGCGCCATTGGTCATCTTTTGGGGGCTGCAGGTGCCGTAGAAAGTATATTCACGATCTGCTCCTTGAGAGACAACAAGATACCGCACACGttaaatctgaaaaatgcTTTAAATCTGGAAAGCGGCGAAGCTGACAAACTACATTTCGTAAAAGATGAACCTATAGAAACATCTAATTTGAAGCACGCCCTGTGCAACAGTTTTGGTTTTGGAGGAGTTAACAcatctcttcttttcaaaaaatgggatGAATTTTGA
- the SKDI05G1380 gene encoding cytosine permease (similar to Saccharomyces cerevisiae FCY22 (YER060W-A); ancestral locus Anc_7.241), with protein MIPQLPIERLEQNMSQTHDMPSINTEDVGNEHKDLEREIHDAKDSSANIFYEDIESHGTDESVEAKLESRESEEEVETKLSFLNRIAAALNAETKGVEPITEDEKTDDSMLNAATIWFSANMVIVAYSVGALGPLVFGLNFGQSVLVIIFFNILGLLPVALFSLFGVELGLRQMILSRYLAGNVTARIFSFINVIACVGWCVLNISVSAQLLNMVNEGSGHVCPIWAGCLIIAGGTVLVTFFGYRVIHAYEKWSWVPNFAAFLVIIAQLSRSGKFTGGEWTGGSNTAAGVLSFGSAVFGSAAGWTTYAADYTVYVPKKTNKYKIFFSVVAGLAIPLFFTMILGAACGMAALNDPTWKAYYDKNSMGGVIYAILVPNSLNGFGQFCCVLLALSTVANNVPGMYTVALSVQASWAPFAKIPRVVWTMAANAATLGISIPATYYFDGFMENFMDSIGYYLAIYIAIGCSEHFIYRRSFSAYNVDDWNNWDHLPIGIAGIIALIVGAFGVALGMCQTYWVGEISRLIGDYGGDIGFELGLSWAFIAYNIARPLELKYFGR; from the coding sequence ATGATTCCGCAGCTGCCCATTGAAAGATTGGAACAAAATATGTCTCAAACGCATGATATGCCTTCGATCAATACAGAAGATGTGGGGAATGAGCATAAAGATCTCGAGCGTGAAATTCACGATGCCAAGGATTCCTCAGCTAATATATTTTATGAGGATATAGAATCGCACGGAACCGATGAATCTGTCGAGGCCAAGCTAGAATCGCGCGAATCCGAAGAAGAGGTTGAGACTAAACTGTCTTTCTTGAATCGGATCGCTGCTGCTTTAAATGCCGAAACAAAGGGTGTTGAACCAATTACAGAGGATGAGAAGACCGATGACTCTATGCTCAATGCTGCAACCATATGGTTTTCAGCTAATATGGTTATTGTAGCCTATTCCGTGGGTGCCTTGGGTCCTCTGGTATTTGGTTTAAATTTCGGTCAAAGTGTTCTggttattattttcttcaatattctAGGTCTGTTGCCTGTTGCattattttctcttttcggAGTAGAGTTGGGTCTAAGACAGATGATTCTTTCTAGATATCTTGCTGGTAATGTGACGGCAAGAATTTTCTCCTTTATTAACGTTATTGCTTGTGTTGGTTGGTgtgttttgaatatttctgTTTCCGCGCAACTGCTGAATATGGTGAATGAAGGTTCTGGCCATGTCTGTCCTATTTGGGCTGGTTGCTTAATCATTGCTGGTGGTACCGTGCTTGTGACGTTCTTTGGTTACAGAGTTATCCATGCATATGAAAAATGGTCGTGGGTGCCTAATTTTGCTGCCTTTCTGGTCATTATTGCTCAACTATCCCGGTCAGGAAAGTTCACAGGCGGTGAATGGACAGGCGGCTCTAATACCGCAGCTGgtgttctttcttttggctCTGCTGTTTTCGGGTCTGCCGCAGGATGGACAACTTATGCGGCGGATTATACTGTTTATGTGCCAAAGAAGACGAACAAAtacaagattttcttttccgtAGTTGCAGGTCTAGCAATCCCTCTATTTTTCACTATGATACTTGGAGCCGCTTGTGGTATGGCGGCCCTCAATGACCCAACCTGGAAGGCATACTATGACAAAAACTCTATGGGTGGTGTAATATATGCTATCTTAGTTCCCAACTCTCTAAACGGATTTGGGCAATTCTGTTGTGTTTTATTGGCTCTGTCAACTGTTGCTAATAATGTCCCTGGAATGTATACTGTTGCTTTATCGGTTCAAGCTTCATGGGCGCCATTCGCTAAAATACCAAGAGTTGTCTGGACAATGGCTGCTAATGCTGCAACTTTGGGTATTTCCATACCTGCTACCTATTACTTTGATGGATTTATGGAGAATTTTATGGACTCCATCGGTTATTACCTCGCTATCTACATTGCCATTGGTTGTTCGGAACATTTTATCTATAGACGTTCGTTTAGCGCCTATAATGTAGATGATTGGAATAATTGGGATCATCTGCCTATTGGTATTGCAGGTATAATCGCCTTGATTGTTGGAGCATTCGGTGTTGCGTTGGGTATGTGCCAGACATACTGGGTTGGTGAAATTTCTCGTTTGATTGGTGATTATGGTGGTGATATAGGGTTCGAATTAGGGTTAAGTTGGGCATTTATTGCTTACAATATTGCTAGACCATTGGAACTAAAATACTTCGGCCGTTAA
- the RPL34A gene encoding 60S ribosomal protein eL34 (similar to Saccharomyces cerevisiae RPL34A (YER056C-A) and RPL34B (YIL052C); ancestral locus Anc_7.237): MAQRVTFRRRNPYNTRSNKIKVVKTPGGILRAQHVKKLATRPKCGDCGSALQGISTLRPRQYATVSKTHKTVSRAYGGSRCANCVKERIVRAFLIEEQKIVKKVVKEQTEAAKKSEKKAKK, encoded by the exons ATGGCTCAACGTGTTActttcagaagaagaaatccaT ACAACACCCGTTCTAACAAAATCAAGGTTGTTAAGACCCCAGGTGGTATCTTGCGTGCCCAACATGTTAAGAAACTAGCTACCAGACCAAAGTGTGGTGACTGTGGTAGTGCTTTACAGGGTATCTCTACTTTGAGACCAAGACAATACGCTACTGTTTCCAAGACCCACAAGACTGTTTCCAGAGCTTACGGTGGTTCCAGATGTGCCAACTGTGTCAAGGAAAGAATCGTCAGAGcttttttgattgaagAGCAGAAGATTGTTAAGAAGGTCGTTAAGGAACAAACTGAAGCAGCCAAGAAATCCGAAAAGAAGGCtaagaaataa
- the SKDI05G1370 gene encoding cytosine permease (similar to Saccharomyces cerevisiae FCY21 (YER060W)), translated as MPQTYKISVAGTKDASYELKDLESRVRDAKTPSTNEFYEDVESHETEELVETKLSFLNRIAASLSAETKGIEPITEDEKTDGSILNAASMWFSANMVLPAYAIGALGPMVFGLNFGQSVLVIIFFNLLGLVSVAFFSVFGAELGLRQMILSRYLVGNVAARIFSLINFIACIGWGIVNTVGSSQVLNTVNPGHQCPLWAGCIVIIVATVIVTFFGYNVIHAYEKWAWVPNFAVFLVIIARLSRSGKFVLGEWTSGPTTAGNVLSFGSTVYGFAAGWTTYAADYTVYMPRKTNKYKIFFSLVAGLATPLFFTMILGAAVAMAAVGDPTWKAYYDENSIGGLTFAILVPNSAHGFGQFCCVLLSLSTIANNVPNFYTIALSVQATWGPLAKVPRVVWTLLGCVTALAIAIPACYFFSTFMNYFMDSIGYYLAIYIAIACSEHFIYRRSFSAYNVDDWDNWDRLPIGIAGTAALIVGAFGVALGMCQTYWVGEIGRLIGDYGGDIGFELGLSWSFIVYNIVRPLELKYFGR; from the coding sequence ATGCCTCagacgtataaaatatCCGTGGCTGGTACAAAGGATGCAAGCTATGAGCTTAAAGATCTCGAGTCTCGAGTTCGCGATGCTAAGACACCTTCGACCAATGAATTCTATGAAGATGTAGAATCGCACGAAACAGAAGAATTGGTTGAGACTAAATTATCCTTCTTAAACAGAATTGCGGCCAGCTTAAGCGCTGAGACGAAGGGTATTGAACCAATCACAGAGGATGAGAAAACTGATGGCTCTATACTAAATGCTGCGTCCATGTGGTTTTCAGCTAATATGGTTTTGCCTGCTTACGCTATTGGAGCCTTGGGTCCCATGGTATTTGGTCTAAATTTCGGTCAAAGCGTTTTGgttatcattttttttaatctACTAGGTTTGGTGTCCgttgcatttttttccgtTTTTGGTGCCGAATTGGGTCTAAGACAAATGATTCTTTCCAGATATTTGGTCGGTAATGTTGCAgcaagaattttttctctcatCAACTTTATTGCATGTATTGGTTGGGGTATTGTTAACACTGTAGGAAGTTCACAAGTGCTGAATACGGTTAATCCAGGCCATCAATGTCCTCTTTGGGCCGGTTGCATTGTCATTATCGTTGCCACTGTGATTGTGACCTTTTTTGGTTATAATGTCATTCACGCTTATGAAAAATGGGCATGGGTACCCAACTTTGCCGTTTTTTTAGTCATTATTGCTCGTTTGTCAAGGTCTGGGAAATTCGTTCTCGGTGAATGGACATCTGGACCCACTACTGCTGGTAACGTACTTTCGTTTGGTTCAACTGTTTATGGATTTGCGGCTGGCTGGACAACATATGCCGCCGATTATACCGTCTATATGCCAAGGAAAACGAATAAGtacaaaatattcttctcACTTGTGGCTGGCTTGGCAACCCCGTTGTTTTTTACCATGATCCTTGGTGCTGCAGTAGCAATGGCCGCCGTTGGTGATCCAACCTGGAAAGCATATTATGATGAAAACTCCATTGGTGGTTTAACGTTTGCCATCCTCGTTCCAAATTCCGCCCATGGCTTCGGCCAGTTCTGTTGTGTGTTATTGTCTCTGTCCACTATCGCCAATAATGTTCCCAATTTTTACACTATTGCTTTATCAGTACAAGCTACATGGGGACCTCTTGCAAAAGTTCCGAGAGTTGTCTGGACTTTGTTAGGTTGCGTGACAGCTTTAGCTATTGCAATTCCTGcctgttattttttttccactttcaTGAATTACTTTATGGACTCCATTGGTTACTACTTGGCTATATACATTGCCATTGCATGCTCGGAGCACTTTATCTACAGACGTTCGTTTAGCGCTTATAATGTTGATGACTGGGATAATTGGGACCGTTTACCCATTGGTATCGCAGGCACTGCTGCTTTGATTGTTGGTGCCTTCGGTGTTGCCTTGGGTATGTGTCAGACTTACTGGGTTGGTGAAATCGGTCGTTTGATTGGTGATTATGGTGGTGATATAGGGTTCGAATTAGGGTTAAGTTGGTCATTCATTGTTTACAACATTGTTAGACCTCTAGAACTCAAATACTTCGGTCGTTGA
- the PET117 gene encoding Pet117p (similar to Saccharomyces cerevisiae PET117 (YER058W); ancestral locus Anc_7.239) yields the protein MSRASRITFTVSCLITAATVVGVHYVQEMERETLHQGPIKDAKRVEEKRLRNLDGATPSDPTKERKRYFNMSEHEEQKELRKKYEMMQPLSGEVVTKGGEVVKGSKK from the coding sequence ATGAGTAGGGCTAGTAGAATAACGTTCACAGTTTCATGTCTAATAACAGCAGCGACGGTCGTCGGCGTTCATTATGTGCAAGAAATGGAGAGGGAAACCCTTCACCAGGGTCCGATAAAGGATGCTAAACGAgttgaagagaaaagattGAGAAACCTAGATGGAGCTACTCCATCTGATCCTacaaaggaaagaaaaagatactTCAACATGAGTGAGCATGAGGAACAAAAAGAGTtgcgaaaaaaatatgagaTGATGCAGCCGCTTAGTGGAGAGGTTGTTACAAAGGGCGGAGAGGTGGTAAAGGGATCTAAAAAGTAA